The genomic window GACGAGGTTGGGCCGGCCTTCGAGCAGGGGCAGCAGCGAGGGACGGTGGCTGAACTCGACGTACGCCTCGTCGACGACCACTATCGCCCCGGCAGTTGCAGCCTTCGCGGCCTGGGCGGCCTCGTACAGCGCGAGGACCGTCCCGGCATCGACCGCCGTGCCGGTGGGGTTGTTGGGCGAGGTGATGAAGACGATGTCGGGGCGGTGCTCGGCGATGGCCCGGGCGGCCGCCGCCACATCGATGGTGAAGTCGTCGTTGCGGGGCCCCGAGAGCCAGCCGGTGCCGGTGCCGCGGGCGATCAGTCCGTGCATCGAGTACGAGGGCTCGAAGCCGATCGCGGTGCGGCCGGGGCCGCCGAAGGTCTGCAGCAGCTGCTGGATGACCTCGTTGGAGCCGTTGGCCGCCCAGACGTTCTCGACGGCGACCGGGTGCTTCCCGGTGCGGGTCAGATACTTCGCGAGCTCCGTGCGCAGCTCGATCGCGTCCCGGTCCGGGTAGCGGTTGAGGCCGCGGGCGGCCTCCCGGACCCGCTCGGCGATCCGCTCGACGAGCGGCTCGGGCAGCGGGTACGGGTTCTCGTTGGTGTTCAGCTGTACGGGGACGTCGAGCTGGGGCGCGCCGTACGGGGACTTGCCGCGCAGCTCGTCGCGGATGGGGAGGTCGTCGATGCCGGTCACTTGCCGTCGGGTACCTTCCAGCCGAACCTTGCCTTGAGCGCCGCGCCGTGCGCCGGGAGGTCCTCCGCCTCCGCCAGGGTCACCACGTGGTGGGTGACGTCGGCGAGCGCCTCGCGCGTGTAGTCCACGATGTGGATGCCGCGCAGGAAGGACTGGACGGACAGGCCGGAGGAGTGGCAGGCGCAGCCGCCGGTGGGCAGCACGTGGTTGGACCCGGCGCAGTAGTCGCCGAGGGAGACCGGCGCCCAGGGGCCGACGAAGATCGCGCCCGCGTTGCGGACCCGCTCGGCGACGGCCGCCGCGTCGGCGGTCTGGACCTCCAGGTGCTCGGCGCCGTACGCGTCGACGACACGCAGGCCCTCCTCGATGCCGTCGACGAGGACGATCGCGGACTGCCGGCCGGACAGGGCCGGGACGATACGGTCCTCGACGTGCTTGGTCGCGGCGATCTGCGGCTCCAGCTCCCGCTCGACCGCGTCCGCGAGCTCGGGCGAGTCGGTCACCAGCACGGCCGCGGCCAGCGGGTCGTGCTCGGCCTGGCTGATCAGGTCGGCGGCGACGTGCGCCGGGTCGGCGGTGGCGTCGGCGAGGACCGCGATCTCGGTCGGACCGGCCTCGGCGTCGATGCCGATCCGGCCGGTGAAATAGCGCTTGGCGGCCGCGACCCAGATGTTGCCGGGGCCGGTGACCATGTTGGCAGGCGCACAGGACCCGGTGCCGTACGCGAACATCGCGACGGCCGTCGCACCGCCCGCCGCGTACACCTCGTCGACGCCGAGCAGCGCGCAGGCGGCCAGGATCGTCGGGTGCGGCAGTCCGCCGAACTCCTTCTGCGCCGGGGAGGCGAGCGCGATGGACTCGACACCGGCCTCCTGCGCCGGTACGACGTTCATGATCACGGACGAGGGGTAGACGGAACGCCCGCCCGGCGCGTACAGCCCGACGCGCTCGACCGGAACCCACTTCTCGGTCACCGTGCCGCCGGGCACGACCCGGGTGGTGTGCGTCTCGCGGCGCTGCTCGCGGTGGACGATCCGGGCGCGCCGGATCGACTCCTCCAGTGCCGCCCTGACCTCGGGGTCGAGCTGCTCCAACGCCGTGGCGATCGCCTTGGCGGGCACCCGGACCCGCTCCAGCGTCACGCCGTCGAACTTCTCCGCGTACTC from Streptomyces formicae includes these protein-coding regions:
- a CDS encoding histidinol-phosphate transaminase, which translates into the protein MTGIDDLPIRDELRGKSPYGAPQLDVPVQLNTNENPYPLPEPLVERIAERVREAARGLNRYPDRDAIELRTELAKYLTRTGKHPVAVENVWAANGSNEVIQQLLQTFGGPGRTAIGFEPSYSMHGLIARGTGTGWLSGPRNDDFTIDVAAAARAIAEHRPDIVFITSPNNPTGTAVDAGTVLALYEAAQAAKAATAGAIVVVDEAYVEFSHRPSLLPLLEGRPNLVVSRTMSKAFGAAGLRLGYLAAHRAVVDAVQLVRLPYHLSAVTQATALAALEHTDTLLGYVEQLKEERDRLVAELRAIGYEVTESDANFVQFGRFEDAHAMWQKILDRGVLVRDNGVPGRLRVTAGTPEENDAFLDAVRALKKEQSS
- the hisD gene encoding histidinol dehydrogenase — protein: MLQSISLTRIDLRGGALPEGGALRDLLPRAEFDVEAALDKVRPICEDVHHRGDAALIEYAEKFDGVTLERVRVPAKAIATALEQLDPEVRAALEESIRRARIVHREQRRETHTTRVVPGGTVTEKWVPVERVGLYAPGGRSVYPSSVIMNVVPAQEAGVESIALASPAQKEFGGLPHPTILAACALLGVDEVYAAGGATAVAMFAYGTGSCAPANMVTGPGNIWVAAAKRYFTGRIGIDAEAGPTEIAVLADATADPAHVAADLISQAEHDPLAAAVLVTDSPELADAVERELEPQIAATKHVEDRIVPALSGRQSAIVLVDGIEEGLRVVDAYGAEHLEVQTADAAAVAERVRNAGAIFVGPWAPVSLGDYCAGSNHVLPTGGCACHSSGLSVQSFLRGIHIVDYTREALADVTHHVVTLAEAEDLPAHGAALKARFGWKVPDGK